GAACCGGCGAGCTTGTTCATTTCGCGCTTGTGCAGCAGCAGCTTACGCGCGCGTTTCGGGTCATGATTGAAGCGGTTGCCGTGGCCGTAGGGCGGGATGTCGCAATTGATCAGCCAGATTTCGCCCTTCTCCGGGCTGACATAGGACTCGGCGATATTGGCCTTGCCCATGCGCAGGCTTTTGACCTCGGTGCCGGTCAGCACCATGCCCGCTTCAAACGTATCTGTGATCTCGTAATCGAACCTGGCGCGGCGGTTGACGGCGACCAGGCCCTTGTCGGGTCCCGAACTGCTCATATCAGGCCGCAGCTTTCCATGGCCGCGCGCACGCGCGCCTTCACCGGCTCCGGGCACGGCGTGAGCGGCAGGCGCACCTCGTCCGAGCACAGACCCAGCAGGGACAGGCCATATTTCACCGGCGCAGGGCTGGGCGCAGCGAACAGGGCGGCGTGCAGGGGCGCGAGTTTGTCGTGCAGCGCGCGCGCCTCGTCCCAGCGCCCTTCCAGCGTGGCGGTCTGGAACCGCGCGCACAGCTGCGGCGCCAGATTGGACGTGACGGAGATGGCCCCCACCCCGCCATGGGCATTGAAGCCCAGCGCCGTGGCGTCATCGCCCGACAGCTGGATGAAGCGGTCGCCGATCAGCACGCGGTGATCGGTGACGCGCTCCATGCGCGCGCTGGCGTCCTTGCTCCCGATGACATTGGGGTGGCGCGCGAGGCGCGCCATGGTCTCTGGCAAGATGTCGACCACCGAGCGGCCGGGGATGTTGTAAACGAAGATCGGCAGGGCGACCGCGTCGGCCACGGCCTCGATATGGGCGGCGATCCCATCCTGGGACGGCTTGTTGTAATAGGGCGCGACCACCAGGCCGGCGTCCGCGCCGACGGTCTTGGCGTGGCGCTGCACCTCGATAGTGGCGGCTGTCGCATTGCTGCCTGTCCCGGCGATGACCGGCACGCGCGCGGCGCACACCTCGACGCACAGATCGATCACGCGCAGGTGCTCGGCGCGCGTCAGGCAGGGCGTCTCCCCAGTGGTGCCCGCGGGCACCAGGCCATGGGTCCCCGCCGCGATCTGGCGCTCGATAAGGTTGGCGAAGGCCGCCTCGTCCACGGCGCCATTCTTGAATGGCGTCACGAGAGCCGTCATGGAGCCGCGCAGCATGAAAAAGTCCGTTCTAGGCTTCGGAAAATCAGGGGCGCGGACCATACGACTGCAACCCCCGTGCGCCAAGGGCGTTCAAGCACGTGGACAGACGGGCCGTCCTGCATCAGCATTGGGAGCGAGGGGCCTTGGAGGCGTTATGTCTGCGATCATCGTGCGTTTTGTGACCGTGCTGGCCGCCAGCGCCGCCGTCGGCTCTGTAGCAGGCGCGCAAGAGCCCTCGCCCCGCCTGGCGCCGCCCGTGCCCAACCACATCGCCTCGCTGAGCGATGCCGATTTCGACCTGTTCCGTCGCGCCATGCGCGCGGCCAATGACGATGAATGGGAGTTCGTGCGCGAGGCGGCCTACACTGTCAGCGACCCGGCGGCGCGCCGGATATTATTCTGGCGCATGGCCACCAGCGATCCGCGCGCGTCCTTCTCCGACCTGCATCTCGCGCTCGACCAGCTGGCCGGCTGGCCGCGTGAGGCGGCGATCCAGCGCGAAGCCGAATGGAAGGTCGAAGAATCCGGCTTCAGTCCGGCCATGATCGCGGCCTGGTTTGAAAACCGCGATCCCCTGACCGGTGAAGGCCGCGTGGCGCTGGGCCGTGCGTTGCTTGCGCTGGGGCGCACCGATGAAGGGCGCGAAGAGATCCGCACCGCCTGGCGCAGCCAGTCCATGCGGCTGAGCTTCCAGACCGATACGCTGCGCGAATTCGGCGATATCCTGACGCGCGAAGATCATGCCGAGCGGGTCGATTACCTGCTCTGGGCCGGTCAGCGCACCGCCGCGAGCCGCCTGATCCCGGAACTGACCCAGGGCGAGCAGCGCCTGGCCCAGGCGCGCATTTCGCTGGCCGCACGCCAGCCGGGCGTGGACGGCGCGGTCAACGCCGTACCGGCCTCGCTGCAGACCAATGCCGGGCTGATTTATGAGCGCGCGCGCTTCCGGCGCCAGCGCGGGGTGGGCGACGCCCTGCCCCTGCTGCTGGAACTGCCTGATCAGCACCAGAACGACAATGCGCTGTCATCCATGTGGACCGAGCGCAAGTTGATGATCCTGGACCGCATCCGCGAACGCGACTGGGACTCCGCCTATCAGCTCGCCGCCAGCCATGGCATGAGTTCGGGCGTGGATTTCGCCGACGCCGAGTTCAACGCCGGCTGGATCGCGCTGACGGGCCTGAACCAGCCGGAAGTGGCGCTGGAACATTTTACGTCGTTGGAAAGCGGCGTGCGCACGCCGGTCTCTCTGGCGCGGGCCAAGTACTGGCAAGGCCGGGCGGCGGAAGCGGCCGGTCTGCTGGATCTGGCGCGCGAGCGCTTCCTGGCGGCCGCCGAGCATCCCACCGCCTATTACGGCCAGCTGGCCATTCTGGCGCTGGGCCCGGACGCGGCTGAAATCGTTTTGCCGCCCGATCCCGACCCCACGCCGGCGGTGCGCGCCGCCTTTGAAGCCCGCACCGAGGTGCGCGCCGTGCGCCTGCTGGCAGAGAGCGGGTCGGATTATTTCTTCCGGGTCTTCGTCTATCATTTTGCCAACGCCGTGGAGTCGGCCGAGGAAGTGGCCATGCTCGCTGATATCGCCATGGACCATATGCGCCTGCGCGAAGCGGTGCGCACCGCCAAGGCCAGCCGCACCGCCGGGACGGCGCTGGCCGAGCGCGCCTATCCGCTGATCGATCTGCCGCGCAATGCCCCGGTCTTTCCCGATGCCGCCCTGACCTTCTCGGTGATCCGTCAGGAGACCGAGTTTGACGCGCGCGCCATTTCCGGCGCGGGCGCGCGCGGCATCATGCAGATGATGCCCGCCACGGCGCGCCAGACCGCCCAGCAATTGCGCGTGCCGTTTAATCTGGAATGGCTGACCGACGATCCCCAGTACAATATCATGCTGGGCATGGCCCATCTCGATCAGGTGGTGAACGCCTATGACGGCTCGCTGGTGATGGCGCTGGCGGCCTATAACGCCGGCGGACACCGGGTGCGCACCTGGGTGGCCAATTATGGCGATCCGCGCACGGGCGATATCGACCCGATTGACTGGGTGGAGAGCATCCCGTTCTCAGAGACCCGCAACTATGTCCAGCGCGTGATCGAAAACGTCCAGGTCTATCGTGCGCGCATGTCCGAGAGCGGCGCAGCGCCTCTGACCCTGCAGACCGACATGGTGGGCGGCCAGTTCCGCCGCGACTTGCCGGCTTTGCCCGCAGACTTCGTCGCCGCCATGCGCGAGGCCGAGGCGCTCGAAGCGCTTCAGGCGGGCGAGGATGGCGGTGAAGACGGCGGCGCCGGGAATGGCGAAGGTGAAGCGACCGACGATGACGGCGCCACGCGCGGCCCCAGCGGGCGCTAGGATTTCACGTCAGCGCCGCGCAGGCCTGTTCGAACACGTCGTGGAACATGGCTTCGGTGAGCCGGCCCGTATTCGTGTTGTAGCGCGAACAGTGATAGCTGTTGATCATGATCAGGGGCCCGCGCGGGCCCTCCAGATCATGACGGGCCCCATGGCCAAAAGCGTAAGCTGACAGCTTCAGGCCCAGAGCTTTGAGCGTGTTGTCATGGGCGATGCGGCCCAGCGTGATGATCACCTGCAAATGCGGTAGGGCGGCGATGCGCGCGGCCAGGAAGGGCCGGCAATTGGCCATTTCCTCGCCCACCGGCTTGTTCTGGGGCGGAACGCAGCGCACGGCATTGGTGATCATCGCGCCGGTCAGGCGCAGATCGTCATCGCCATCGGGATCGAAACGCCCGGTGCTGAGGCCGAACTTGGCGATGGTGGGATAGAGCAGATCGCCCGCCCAGTCGCCGGTGAAGGGACGCCCCGTGCGGTTCGCCCCGGTGCGCCCGGGCGCCAGGCCGACGATGAGCAGGCGCGCATCCGCATCGCCAAAGCTTGGCACCGCGCCGTTGAACCAGTGCGGCTCATCACGGGCGTTCAGCTGGCGATAGGCGACCAGACGCGGGCACAGCGCGCAATCGCGCGCTGGCGCGGGCCTAGGCGTCATCGCCGTCATCACCTTCGTCTTCGGTGGTTTCGGTATAGTCGCGATAGCGACGCTCGCGCCCGACCAGCTTGCCCAGATCGGCCAGCTCGATGAAGGCGTCGGCCTGACGGCGCAGATCGTCGGACGCCATGGGGGGTGAAGATTTCAGGGTGGAAACCACCGACACCCGCACGCCGCGCCGCTGCACCGCCTCGACCACTTTACGGAAATCGCCATCGCCGGAGAACAGCACGATATGGTCGAGATAACCGCAGGCTTCCATCATATCGACGGCCAGTTCAACATCCATATCGCCCTTGATGCGCCGGCGACCGCTATCGTCGGAATACTCCTTGGCCGCCTTGGACACGATCTTGAAGCCGTTATAGTCCAGCCAGTCGATCAGCGGACGGATCGGGGTGTATTCCTCGTTCTCGAGCAGCGCGGTGTAGTAATTGGCCCGGATCAGCCGGCCGCGCTTGCGGAATTCCTCCAGAAGCTTCTTGTAGTCGATGTCGAAATCGAGCCCGCGCGCCGCCGAATAGAGGTTCGCGCCGTCGATGAAAATGCCAAGCCGCTCGTTGGGATAGAAGGTCATCGCCTATGCCTTTCGCTCAATCGATGATGGGTAATGCGTATCGCCGGGCCATTTATGTCGGACTCGGCGCAAACCAAGCATACCGGGGCCGCGCGCCCCTTCAAACGCTCAATTCAGCGCTGCGGTCTCTGGCCGCAGCCGGGGTGGAGACGATCGCCGCTTCGCGCCCCTGGCGTAGCCCGGCCTGGCCGGACCCCGGCGATCCGCCGTTTGTGAACGCCTGTATCGCGGTGCGTACAGCTCTTGAGCCGCAGGCGCTGATGGCGGTGCTGCACGCAGTCGAGGCCGCTCACGGGCGTGCGCGCACAGTGCGCAATGCGCCGCGCACGCTGGACCTGGACCTGCTGGACTATCAGGGCCGCACCGGACGGTCCGCTGGCGGGCCGGACCTGCCGCATCCGCGCCTGACCTCTCGCGCCTTTGTGTTGTTGCCGATGAAAGACATCGCGCCCCACTGGCGCGATCCGGCCAGCGGCGCCACACTGCAAAGTCTGATCGCCGCCCTGCCTCTTGCGGACCGCCGCGCCTGCCGGCCGGCGGGCGGGGTGTTGTGCGCTGCGGCGTAAGGCTTGAAGGCGCCGCCCGCGTGGGGTATTTGCACGGGTTCACGTCTCGCTTGATTGTCAGGAGGCCTGCGCATGGCCCGCGTCACCGTTGAAGATTGCATCAAGAAGGTGGAGAACCGCTTCGAGCTGGTTCTGCTGGCCGCCCATCGTGCGCGCACCATCGCCGCCGGCGCTCCGCTGGTGGTTGACCGCGACAACGACAAGAACCCGGTGGTGGCCCTGCGCGAGATTGCAGACGACCGGCTGGATCTAGACGGCCTGACCGAAAACCTGATTTCCGGCCTGCAGCGCGTCATCCCGTCGGACGACGAGGAAGAGGCCGAGCGCGAGCGTCAGGCCGAGGCCCGACCGGCCCTGCCCGCCCCGGAAATGGACGAAGCCGCCATGCTCAAGGCGCTGCAGTCCGACCGCGACGGACCGGCTGACGGCCGACTCTAAGCCGTGACGGCGCTGGCGACCCCGTCTGCGCTTCTGCCCGCCGACGCCATTCCCAGCGCCGACGCCCTGGTGGCGCGTGTTCAGGCCTACGACCCCCGGGTCGATGGCGATCTGATCACGCGCGCCTATAATTTTTCCAAGCTCCATCATCAGGGCCAGTTCCGAAAATCCGGCGAGCCCTATTACGGGCACACGGTTGCAGTGGCGATGCTGCTGGCCGAGCTGCGCCTCGACGCGGCCACGATCTGTACCGGCCTCTTGCACGACACGGTCGAAGACACCGACGCGACGCCCGAAGATATCATCGAACAGTTTGGCGAGGACATCGCTCAGCTTGTGGACGGCGTGACCAAGCTGGGTCAGATGGAGCTCGGCTCCAAGCGCACCAAGCAGGCGGAAAACCTGCAGAAGCTCGTGGTGGCGATCACCCGCGATGTCCGCGTCCTGCTGGTGAAGCTGTGCGACCGCATGCACAATATGCGCACGCTCCATTTCCATTCACGCCAGGACAAGCGCGAGCGCATCGCACGCGAAACGCTGGAGATCTATGCGCCGCTGGCCCGGCGCATCGGCGTGAACCGGGTTTGCACCGAGCTGGAGGATCTGGCGTTCCGGAACCTCAACCCGGCCGCATACGAATCCATTCACCGCCGTCTTGAGGATTTGCGCGTCACGCGCCATGACGCCGTGGCGTCGGTTTCTGCCAAGCTGTCGGACTTGCTCGACGAGGCGGGGCTGGACTGTGTGGTGTTTGGCCGGGAGAAGCGCCCTTACTCGATCTGGCGCAAGCTGGAGCGCAAAGGCGTCTCGTTCGACGATATCGCCGACATCTATGCGTTCCGGATTCTGGTGGAGAACCCCATCGATTGCTACACCGCGCTGGGTCTCGTCCATCAGCGCTGGCGCAGCGTGCCCGAGCGCTTCCGCGACTATATCTCCACGCCCAAGCCGAATAATTACCGCTCGCTGCACACCACCATTATCGGCCCGTCCAACATTCGCATCGAGCTGCAGATCCGCACCCATGACATGGACCGGATCGCAGAGACCGGCGTGGCCGCGCACTGGCGCTACAAGTCAGGCGGATACGCCTATGACGCGGCGGCAGCCGAGGAAGCCGGCGGCGATCCGCTGGAACGCCTGCGCCCGCTGATGGAAATCCTCGAACAGGGCGGCGATCCGGAGGATTTCCTCGAGCACGCCAAGCTCGAAATGTTCGCCAACGAGGTCTATTGCTTCACCCCCAAGGGCGAGCTGATCGCCCTGCCTGGCGGCGCCACGCCGCTGGATTTCGCCTATGCGGTGCACACCGAACTCGGCCACGCCGCCATCGGCGCGAAGATCAACGGGCGCGACCGCCCGCTGCGCACCCGGCTCAATAACGGCGACATGATCGAGATCATCAAGGGCGGCGTGCGCCAACCTCCGGCGGGCTGGGAAGATCTGGTGATCACCGGGCGCGCGCGCGCCGCGATCCGCCGCCTGATCCGCTCTTCGGAAGTCGAAGAATTCATACGCATCGGCAAGGTGATCGCCGAGCACGCCTTCCTGCGCGAGGGCAAAGTGTTCCGCGAATCCGCGCTGGGCGACGCCCTGCGCCGTCTGGAGATGGACAGCGTGGACGATCTCTACCACGCGCTGGGCAAGGGCCGGATTTCGTCCATCGGCTTGCTGGAAGCGGTCTATCCCGGTCATCGCGAAATGCGCGGGCGGCGGCCTCAGGACCGCGAGCGCATCGCCGACGCCAAGGCCGGGCTCTATGTCCACGGACGCGGCCTGACCCCGGGCGTGAGCCTGCATTTCGCGCCCTGCTGCTCGCCTATGCCCGGCGACCGGATCGTGGGCGTGATGCGCGAGGGCAAGGGCGTGGAGGTGCACGTCATCGACTGCGAGCGCCTGGCCGAGATGGAAGA
The window above is part of the Hyphomonadaceae bacterium ML37 genome. Proteins encoded here:
- a CDS encoding uracil-DNA glycosylase codes for the protein MTPRPAPARDCALCPRLVAYRQLNARDEPHWFNGAVPSFGDADARLLIVGLAPGRTGANRTGRPFTGDWAGDLLYPTIAKFGLSTGRFDPDGDDDLRLTGAMITNAVRCVPPQNKPVGEEMANCRPFLAARIAALPHLQVIITLGRIAHDNTLKALGLKLSAYAFGHGARHDLEGPRGPLIMINSYHCSRYNTNTGRLTEAMFHDVFEQACAALT
- the smpB gene encoding SsrA-binding protein SmpB; protein product: MSSSGPDKGLVAVNRRARFDYEITDTFEAGMVLTGTEVKSLRMGKANIAESYVSPEKGEIWLINCDIPPYGHGNRFNHDPKRARKLLLHKREMNKLAGSVQKEGLTIVPLRLFFNERGMAKLQIGLAKGKKTVDKRETIKQRDWNRSKQRILKNFG
- a CDS encoding lytic transglycosylase domain-containing protein yields the protein MSAIIVRFVTVLAASAAVGSVAGAQEPSPRLAPPVPNHIASLSDADFDLFRRAMRAANDDEWEFVREAAYTVSDPAARRILFWRMATSDPRASFSDLHLALDQLAGWPREAAIQREAEWKVEESGFSPAMIAAWFENRDPLTGEGRVALGRALLALGRTDEGREEIRTAWRSQSMRLSFQTDTLREFGDILTREDHAERVDYLLWAGQRTAASRLIPELTQGEQRLAQARISLAARQPGVDGAVNAVPASLQTNAGLIYERARFRRQRGVGDALPLLLELPDQHQNDNALSSMWTERKLMILDRIRERDWDSAYQLAASHGMSSGVDFADAEFNAGWIALTGLNQPEVALEHFTSLESGVRTPVSLARAKYWQGRAAEAAGLLDLARERFLAAAEHPTAYYGQLAILALGPDAAEIVLPPDPDPTPAVRAAFEARTEVRAVRLLAESGSDYFFRVFVYHFANAVESAEEVAMLADIAMDHMRLREAVRTAKASRTAGTALAERAYPLIDLPRNAPVFPDAALTFSVIRQETEFDARAISGAGARGIMQMMPATARQTAQQLRVPFNLEWLTDDPQYNIMLGMAHLDQVVNAYDGSLVMALAAYNAGGHRVRTWVANYGDPRTGDIDPIDWVESIPFSETRNYVQRVIENVQVYRARMSESGAAPLTLQTDMVGGQFRRDLPALPADFVAAMREAEALEALQAGEDGGEDGGAGNGEGEATDDDGATRGPSGR
- the folK gene encoding 2-amino-4-hydroxy-6-hydroxymethyldihydropteridine diphosphokinase; translation: MGNAYRRAIYVGLGANQAYRGRAPLQTLNSALRSLAAAGVETIAASRPWRSPAWPDPGDPPFVNACIAVRTALEPQALMAVLHAVEAAHGRARTVRNAPRTLDLDLLDYQGRTGRSAGGPDLPHPRLTSRAFVLLPMKDIAPHWRDPASGATLQSLIAALPLADRRACRPAGGVLCAAA
- a CDS encoding NYN domain-containing protein: MTFYPNERLGIFIDGANLYSAARGLDFDIDYKKLLEEFRKRGRLIRANYYTALLENEEYTPIRPLIDWLDYNGFKIVSKAAKEYSDDSGRRRIKGDMDVELAVDMMEACGYLDHIVLFSGDGDFRKVVEAVQRRGVRVSVVSTLKSSPPMASDDLRRQADAFIELADLGKLVGRERRYRDYTETTEDEGDDGDDA
- a CDS encoding bifunctional (p)ppGpp synthetase/guanosine-3',5'-bis(diphosphate) 3'-pyrophosphohydrolase yields the protein MTALATPSALLPADAIPSADALVARVQAYDPRVDGDLITRAYNFSKLHHQGQFRKSGEPYYGHTVAVAMLLAELRLDAATICTGLLHDTVEDTDATPEDIIEQFGEDIAQLVDGVTKLGQMELGSKRTKQAENLQKLVVAITRDVRVLLVKLCDRMHNMRTLHFHSRQDKRERIARETLEIYAPLARRIGVNRVCTELEDLAFRNLNPAAYESIHRRLEDLRVTRHDAVASVSAKLSDLLDEAGLDCVVFGREKRPYSIWRKLERKGVSFDDIADIYAFRILVENPIDCYTALGLVHQRWRSVPERFRDYISTPKPNNYRSLHTTIIGPSNIRIELQIRTHDMDRIAETGVAAHWRYKSGGYAYDAAAAEEAGGDPLERLRPLMEILEQGGDPEDFLEHAKLEMFANEVYCFTPKGELIALPGGATPLDFAYAVHTELGHAAIGAKINGRDRPLRTRLNNGDMIEIIKGGVRQPPAGWEDLVITGRARAAIRRLIRSSEVEEFIRIGKVIAEHAFLREGKVFRESALGDALRRLEMDSVDDLYHALGKGRISSIGLLEAVYPGHREMRGRRPQDRERIADAKAGLYVHGRGLTPGVSLHFAPCCSPMPGDRIVGVMREGKGVEVHVIDCERLAEMEDEQSLENWIDLKWTPEAGAHGVSIGRVLATVRNEPGVLAEIAGAVGEAGGNITDVKTLQRTRDFFEMAFDVEVFDARHLNNIVAALKTSDKVVTAERARRPGDIPDYEPRTEQEPA
- the dapA gene encoding 4-hydroxy-tetrahydrodipicolinate synthase yields the protein MLRGSMTALVTPFKNGAVDEAAFANLIERQIAAGTHGLVPAGTTGETPCLTRAEHLRVIDLCVEVCAARVPVIAGTGSNATAATIEVQRHAKTVGADAGLVVAPYYNKPSQDGIAAHIEAVADAVALPIFVYNIPGRSVVDILPETMARLARHPNVIGSKDASARMERVTDHRVLIGDRFIQLSGDDATALGFNAHGGVGAISVTSNLAPQLCARFQTATLEGRWDEARALHDKLAPLHAALFAAPSPAPVKYGLSLLGLCSDEVRLPLTPCPEPVKARVRAAMESCGLI